One genomic window of Halococcus agarilyticus includes the following:
- a CDS encoding GcvT family protein, whose product MGNANTMPSEAGTVVIGAGIVGCNTAYHLADLGREDVLVVDRGPLPTTGGSSTHAPGIMFQTDEPKVLSKFATYSRRLYSSLERDEDEPVYNETGGIEVARSDERMDYLQRRVEWAEAWGVPEPQLLSPDEVAEKLPLVDPDAIEGGYYSPTDGQASGVRACAALAEAAESMGAEFVGHTAVEDIETDGDGVRAIVTENGRVECDEVVVATNIWARQLSEKLDIHLPIAPVEHQYTITEPLAELEGARQDVTDDPVYENYKSVSGDKSEVLLQDPDRPILRDQDNAMYFRTHGDRYGIGSYNHESIVPDPAKLGGNEEDGNQASVHDFTEYHLNNATHPDRQEKAPRTASDELLPATKGKRLDYKYNGMYSASPNGLPVLGPVQECPGLWTAAAVWITHAGGAGKALAEWMETGVPCLPDGPIDLRNCNVNRFAPHEGSWDFAKDLGGEEYRNLYSIIHPKWVWTEHQRDIRRTPMYHSHKERDAELWAEAGWEEPHWFDSNADLLAEYGDSIPDREGWEGKYWSPIEGAEALNVRNGVGLHDMTSFNKMELVGSNAGRFLQWLCTNDMDLDVGQIRYTLMCNEGGGVRADVTVTRVDEDRYLLLTTGREVGSNHLAWVRSQAPEDVVVNDVTSNLAAMVCTGPDARKTLSKVMDADLSDEAFPFYSSQRTFVENIPVTALRLSYAGELGWELYTPSEYGERLWEHVMDAGAEYDIRPYGNGALDALRIEKGFRLWGEDLHTEHDPYEAGLGFAVDFDTDFLGKEAIEAAANGDIDHEVACLTLDDPDQMVLADRPVLPTDGDEVLGYVHAAEYGYSVGACVIYTYLPPEYAEPGTGVDVRYEGERYAATVQEEPLL is encoded by the coding sequence ATGGGCAATGCGAACACGATGCCGAGCGAGGCAGGAACCGTCGTCATCGGCGCGGGTATCGTCGGCTGCAACACGGCGTATCACCTCGCCGACCTCGGTCGGGAAGACGTGCTCGTGGTCGACCGGGGACCGCTCCCCACCACGGGTGGCTCGTCGACCCACGCACCGGGAATCATGTTTCAGACCGACGAGCCGAAGGTGCTCTCGAAGTTCGCGACGTACAGCCGTCGGCTCTACTCCTCGCTCGAACGCGACGAGGACGAACCGGTCTACAACGAGACGGGCGGGATCGAGGTCGCGCGGAGCGACGAGCGGATGGATTACCTCCAGCGACGGGTCGAGTGGGCCGAGGCGTGGGGTGTGCCGGAGCCACAGCTTCTGAGTCCCGACGAAGTCGCGGAAAAGCTCCCGCTGGTCGATCCCGACGCCATCGAGGGCGGGTACTACTCGCCGACCGACGGCCAGGCCTCGGGCGTCCGGGCGTGTGCGGCGCTCGCCGAGGCAGCCGAGTCGATGGGTGCGGAGTTCGTCGGCCACACCGCGGTCGAGGACATCGAGACCGACGGCGACGGCGTTCGGGCGATCGTGACCGAGAACGGCCGGGTCGAGTGCGACGAGGTCGTGGTGGCGACCAACATCTGGGCGCGCCAGCTGAGCGAGAAACTCGACATCCACCTCCCGATCGCGCCGGTCGAACACCAGTACACCATCACGGAGCCGCTCGCCGAACTCGAAGGGGCGAGGCAGGACGTCACCGACGATCCCGTATACGAGAACTACAAGTCAGTCTCCGGCGACAAGAGTGAGGTTCTCCTCCAGGATCCCGACCGACCGATCCTCCGGGATCAGGACAACGCGATGTACTTCCGGACGCACGGTGATCGGTACGGGATCGGATCGTACAACCACGAATCCATCGTCCCCGATCCCGCGAAGCTGGGTGGCAACGAGGAGGATGGCAACCAGGCGTCGGTCCACGACTTCACCGAGTACCACCTGAACAACGCGACCCATCCCGATCGCCAGGAGAAAGCGCCGCGAACGGCGAGCGACGAACTCCTCCCCGCCACGAAGGGCAAGCGCCTCGATTACAAGTACAACGGGATGTACTCCGCGTCGCCGAACGGACTTCCAGTTCTGGGCCCGGTCCAGGAGTGTCCGGGCCTCTGGACCGCCGCGGCGGTCTGGATCACCCACGCGGGCGGTGCGGGCAAGGCGCTCGCCGAGTGGATGGAGACCGGCGTTCCCTGCCTCCCCGACGGCCCGATCGACCTCCGGAATTGTAATGTCAACCGATTCGCGCCCCACGAGGGGAGCTGGGACTTCGCGAAGGACCTCGGCGGCGAGGAGTACCGCAACCTCTACTCCATCATCCATCCCAAGTGGGTCTGGACCGAACACCAGCGCGATATCCGGCGGACGCCGATGTACCACAGTCACAAGGAACGCGATGCCGAACTCTGGGCCGAGGCAGGCTGGGAGGAGCCACACTGGTTCGACTCGAACGCCGATCTCCTCGCGGAGTACGGCGATAGCATCCCGGATCGAGAAGGCTGGGAAGGGAAGTACTGGTCGCCGATCGAGGGGGCGGAGGCGCTGAACGTCCGGAACGGCGTCGGGCTCCACGACATGACGTCGTTCAACAAGATGGAACTCGTCGGAAGCAACGCCGGGCGGTTCCTCCAGTGGCTCTGCACCAACGACATGGATCTCGACGTGGGACAGATTCGCTATACACTCATGTGCAACGAGGGCGGCGGCGTTCGCGCCGACGTCACCGTCACCAGGGTCGACGAGGATCGCTACCTCCTCCTGACGACCGGGCGGGAGGTCGGCAGCAACCACCTCGCGTGGGTCCGGAGTCAGGCCCCCGAGGACGTGGTGGTCAACGACGTTACCTCCAACCTCGCGGCGATGGTCTGCACCGGTCCCGACGCCAGAAAGACCCTCTCGAAGGTCATGGACGCCGATCTCTCGGACGAGGCGTTCCCCTTCTATTCGAGCCAGCGCACGTTCGTGGAGAACATCCCGGTGACCGCGCTCCGGCTGTCCTACGCCGGCGAACTCGGCTGGGAGCTGTACACACCCTCTGAGTACGGCGAACGCCTCTGGGAGCACGTCATGGACGCGGGTGCGGAGTACGACATCCGCCCCTACGGCAACGGCGCGCTCGACGCACTCCGGATCGAGAAGGGGTTCCGGCTGTGGGGCGAGGACCTCCACACCGAGCACGACCCCTACGAGGCCGGCCTCGGCTTCGCGGTCGATTTCGACACCGACTTCCTCGGGAAGGAGGCAATCGAAGCCGCCGCGAACGGCGATATCGACCACGAAGTGGCCTGTCTCACGCTCGACGACCCCGACCAGATGGTGCTCGCCGATCGACCGGTCCTCCCGACCGATGGCGACGAAGTCCTCGGATACGTCCACGCCGCCGAGTACGGCTACAGCGTGGGGGCCTGCGTGATCTACACCTACCTCCCGCCCGAGTACGCCGAGCCAGGCACCGGGGTCGACGTCCGCTACGAGGGCGAGCGCTACGCGGCGACAGTTCAGGAAGAACCGCTGCTCTGA
- a CDS encoding methylenetetrahydrofolate reductase gives MSVARSAAASDGATDLLTDLRFELMPFDSFEGQMGHLPDGATIAITTSPQLGLDATIEWAEKAAEQGFAVSPHIAARYVRDEKHLEEIARRLTDAGITDIFVPGGDREEPIGEFESAYDLLTTLDDLDYAFEEVGITGYPEGHEFLDDATLAEAMKKKAPYATYIVTQLCYDPDAVVEWIEAVRERGVDLPVEIGIPGVMKYQRLLKISQKVGVGDSVRFLKKTTGVLGFVRQLVGSRGKYTPDDLIDGLAPYADDPHYDIRGLHIYTFNQTSDIESWRYGRLEE, from the coding sequence ATGTCGGTAGCGCGTTCGGCCGCCGCCTCGGACGGGGCCACCGATCTGCTCACCGACCTCCGGTTCGAGCTGATGCCGTTCGACAGCTTCGAGGGTCAGATGGGCCACCTGCCGGACGGGGCGACGATCGCCATCACGACCTCCCCACAACTGGGACTCGACGCGACGATCGAGTGGGCCGAGAAAGCCGCCGAGCAGGGGTTCGCGGTCAGCCCTCACATCGCCGCACGCTACGTCCGCGACGAAAAGCATCTCGAAGAGATCGCGCGCCGGCTCACCGACGCCGGCATCACGGACATCTTCGTGCCAGGCGGCGACCGCGAGGAACCGATCGGCGAGTTCGAGTCGGCCTACGACCTCCTTACCACGCTCGACGATCTCGACTACGCGTTCGAGGAGGTGGGGATCACCGGCTATCCCGAGGGCCACGAGTTTCTCGACGACGCGACGCTCGCCGAGGCCATGAAGAAGAAAGCGCCCTACGCGACCTACATCGTGACCCAGCTCTGCTACGATCCCGACGCCGTCGTCGAGTGGATCGAAGCGGTTCGGGAGCGGGGCGTCGATCTCCCAGTAGAAATCGGGATCCCTGGCGTGATGAAGTACCAGCGGCTGCTGAAGATCTCCCAGAAGGTCGGTGTGGGCGACTCGGTCCGCTTTCTGAAGAAGACGACCGGCGTTCTGGGATTCGTGCGCCAGCTCGTCGGCTCGCGCGGGAAGTACACCCCCGACGATCTCATCGACGGGCTCGCACCCTACGCCGACGATCCCCACTACGACATCCGGGGCCTCCACATCTACACGTTCAACCAGACCTCCGACATCGAGTCGTGGCGGTACGGCCGGCTGGAAGAATAG
- a CDS encoding cupin domain-containing protein produces the protein MSDDFAIVDYTDVEAEPFNESAVEHRKLTDHLGATEMRVNAVELDPGEVLDPHAHERQEEIYVAVTDGQVGIEDEVHDVPEGGVVRFGPDPIRGLCNHTDETHVWILFGAPPVGTVEDFGEYVMPDESDRYR, from the coding sequence ATGAGCGACGACTTCGCCATCGTGGACTACACGGACGTCGAGGCCGAGCCGTTCAACGAGTCGGCGGTCGAACACCGGAAGCTGACCGACCACCTCGGCGCGACCGAAATGCGGGTCAACGCCGTCGAACTCGATCCCGGTGAGGTGCTCGACCCGCACGCCCATGAGCGCCAAGAGGAGATCTACGTCGCGGTGACCGACGGTCAGGTCGGCATCGAGGACGAGGTCCACGACGTGCCCGAAGGCGGCGTCGTCCGGTTCGGTCCCGATCCGATCCGGGGGCTCTGCAACCACACCGACGAGACCCACGTCTGGATCCTGTTCGGTGCGCCACCAGTCGGCACGGTCGAGGATTTCGGCGAGTACGTGATGCCCGACGAGTCGGATCGGTATCGGTAG
- a CDS encoding formate--tetrahydrofolate ligase yields MASSDEDDGFPTDYEIAQSVDTDPITEVVEPLGLAADDLDLYGDDTAKLTFDAIERVRESDRDNGEMILVTGMTPTPMGEGKTVTTVGLSQAFNHIGEDALAAIREPSLGPVFGVKGGAAGGGYSQVLPMEDINLHFTGDLHALTSAHNLISTMLDNHIKQGNELDIAVNWVEWPRAMDMNDRVLRETVVGLGGDVTGVPREDGFILTAASELMAVLCLADDLADLKERVARIIVAYDEDGDPVTADDIEATGAVTILLKDALKPNIVQTIEGTPAFVHGGPFANIAHGTNSLIADDVARKLSDYLITEAGFGSDLGAEKFMNVVCRFGEMEPAAVTLVASIRALKYHGKDMWPADLDALEETDVEAVRGGFENLDAHVRNLRKFGVPVVVALNRFPGDADEEVQAVLDHCRDDLGVEAAESTVFGEGGEGGADLARKLMTAIDEDDEEFEYLYDVDDSIEEKIETIATEIYGAESVTFQSSAQDDIERMESLGFDDVPVVMSKTFHSLSDTAEWKGAPTGWELEIQEIYPSAGAGFLVALTSDVLTLPGLPADPAAAEMDIDPDGTVSGLF; encoded by the coding sequence ATGGCATCCTCGGACGAAGATGACGGGTTCCCGACGGATTACGAGATCGCCCAGAGCGTGGACACCGATCCGATCACCGAGGTGGTCGAACCGCTCGGGCTCGCGGCCGACGACCTCGACCTCTACGGCGACGACACCGCGAAGCTCACGTTCGACGCGATCGAGCGCGTCCGGGAATCCGATCGCGATAACGGCGAGATGATTCTCGTGACAGGAATGACACCCACCCCGATGGGCGAGGGCAAAACCGTCACTACTGTGGGGCTGAGCCAGGCGTTCAACCACATCGGCGAGGACGCCCTCGCCGCCATCCGCGAGCCCTCGCTCGGCCCCGTCTTCGGGGTGAAGGGCGGCGCGGCCGGCGGCGGCTACTCTCAGGTACTGCCGATGGAGGACATCAACCTCCACTTCACGGGCGATCTCCACGCGCTCACGTCGGCGCACAACCTCATCTCGACGATGCTCGACAACCACATCAAGCAGGGCAACGAGCTCGACATCGCGGTCAACTGGGTCGAGTGGCCCCGTGCGATGGACATGAACGATCGGGTGCTCCGCGAGACCGTGGTCGGCCTCGGCGGCGACGTCACCGGCGTGCCCCGCGAGGACGGGTTCATCCTGACGGCAGCCTCCGAACTGATGGCCGTCCTCTGTCTCGCCGACGATCTCGCCGATCTCAAGGAGCGCGTCGCACGGATCATCGTCGCCTACGACGAGGACGGCGACCCCGTGACCGCCGACGACATCGAGGCGACGGGCGCAGTCACCATCCTGCTGAAGGACGCCCTGAAGCCGAACATCGTCCAGACCATCGAGGGCACGCCCGCGTTCGTTCACGGCGGTCCGTTCGCCAACATCGCCCACGGAACCAACTCGCTGATCGCCGACGACGTCGCGCGGAAGCTCTCGGATTACCTTATCACCGAGGCGGGCTTCGGCTCCGATCTGGGGGCCGAGAAGTTCATGAACGTGGTCTGTCGGTTCGGCGAGATGGAACCCGCCGCAGTGACGCTCGTCGCCTCGATCCGCGCGCTGAAGTACCACGGCAAGGACATGTGGCCCGCTGACCTCGACGCGCTCGAAGAAACCGACGTCGAGGCCGTTCGGGGCGGGTTCGAGAACCTCGACGCCCACGTCAGGAACCTCCGGAAGTTCGGCGTGCCGGTCGTGGTGGCGCTCAACCGATTCCCGGGCGACGCCGACGAGGAGGTGCAGGCCGTTCTCGATCACTGCCGCGACGATCTCGGGGTCGAGGCCGCCGAATCGACGGTGTTCGGCGAGGGCGGCGAGGGCGGTGCGGACCTCGCCCGGAAGCTCATGACCGCGATCGACGAGGACGACGAAGAGTTCGAGTACCTCTACGACGTCGACGACTCGATCGAGGAGAAAATCGAGACGATCGCGACCGAAATTTACGGCGCAGAGTCGGTCACGTTCCAGAGCAGCGCGCAGGACGACATCGAGCGGATGGAGTCGCTGGGGTTCGACGACGTGCCAGTGGTGATGTCCAAAACCTTCCACTCGCTCAGCGACACCGCCGAGTGGAAGGGCGCGCCGACAGGGTGGGAGCTCGAAATTCAGGAGATCTACCCCTCCGCCGGCGCGGGCTTCCTCGTCGCGCTCACTAGCGATGTGCTGACGCTGCCTGGCCTCCCGGCCGACCCCGCTGCCGCCGAGATGGACATCGATCCCGATGGCACGGTCTCCGGGCTGTTCTAA